The Salvelinus alpinus chromosome 14, SLU_Salpinus.1, whole genome shotgun sequence genomic sequence ATAAATCACAGGCCAATATTTCTGCTGTTCATGTGTGCAGATCTCTCCTATTCTCCAACTTATTTTTCTACTCTTCCCTCCATCCTGctccctttcctcctttcctcccaCTGTCCTCAATCAGTTCTTCATCCTCTCTTCCCCCACTCACCGATGACTCGCTGTCCCGTATGAGGAAGtccccctcctttcccctctcgtTGAGGACCAGCTCTGCCTGGTGTCTGGTCACCCCTCCGTAGTACCAGTCCCTGCCTGCAAACTTGCCCACGATCGCCGGCCCCACGTAGCGGATCTGTGGGGAGCCAGGGGGCGACTGCGGCAGGGCGGGGAGCCCAGGAGGCCTGTCAGCATCATTCAGCATCAGCACGTAGTTCTTAGGCACTAGGCCCACCAGGCCTTGGGCGTTCCTGCAGCGCCACCACTCTGGGTCATTCTCTGGTTTCTCCACAACCTCCATCACCTCTCCCTTCTCAAAGTTCAGCTCTTCCTCCGTCACTGAGCTGAACGGGTAAATAGTCTGGACCAGATGGAGTACAccacctccctctccatcccgGCCGCCACCACCTCCCGCCCGCCCGTTGGTCATCGTGGCCCCCCTGCCCTGCCCTGGATAACCTGGGGAGTCccttcctcctccacccccctcaccctctctctctgcggGGTCCTCCAGGACGTAGTTGGAGGGGAACCAGCCCACGCGACCTCCCTGGCTGCCCCGCCACCAGCCGTCACTGCACTTCTCCATCACCGTGACCCGGGACCCCTTGGCTAGGGTCAGCTCATCCTCACGTTCCGCCATGTACGAGAACTTGACAACGGCCAGGATGGTGAGGTCGTAGATGCGTTCGGcaccgcctcctcctcctcctcccccactccCATTGGAGGGGTACTCTGCATCCGTGCTGGGCGTGGGAGAGGCATCACGGGCACTCTGCTTCCTTCTGCCCTTACCcagtcctgagagagagaagggggagaaaggAAGAGAATCACTACATCAGTATGTTAAGCTAACATGACctgacattttatttcatttaGACAGCCAGTGAAAGACAACAGTCTGTTGTTGCTAGTGGATTGAATCAAAACCTTTTCAGGTTTCTTCTAGCAGGTAGCAGGAACTGGTACACCGACACTTGTATAACCAGACACTAAACATACATCTTTCACATctacatttttgtaatttagcagacactcttatccagagctacttacaggagcaattcgggtaaagtgccttgctcaagggcacagacagatttttcacattgtcggctcggggattcctTTCGGCCCAACGCTCTGCCACCCCTGCCGCATATCTACAACCCAAGACACTTGAGTCCTTTGATAAGTCATTAATCCAGTGGTACCCAGAAAGCTTTGAGTAAATGAGGCAGCAGGAGACGAAgtggatttgtgtgtgtgggcagggcAGGCTTGAGCTCCAGTGGGAGACCAGGCAGGAGTTggagttagggggggggggggggggggggggcaggactcTAATTGATGCTGCAGGCTGCACTCTAGGCCCAGTGGAGATCTCAACACTTAAAATAGAAGATAGAGGACCTCCTCAGAGAGGGCAAGCACACACATACTATAGTTCACAATCACATACATTCCGTACAAGATCACAGACACCACATACTCAGAAATTCTCTCTATCCACATACTACATACAGTAAATGCACCCAagtgacagacacacatacacactccctcGGTCACAACTGTTAGTGTATTTGTCACAACTCACATCTCCTCATTAAACCAGGTGTTCAGCACCACTCAGCTACCTGCGTCTCCACTAATCAAAAGGCTGAAACTAGTGCATGCTGGCTGGGGAGGAAAGTGGAGCAGACAGGGTGTCTGGTGCGTGGCTCTGCTGTGGCTCTGCTGTGGTACTgactgacaggcaggcaggggaTCAAAGGTTCCTCTCCTCCTACCTGTCTCCTTGCCTCTTTCTGCACAACAAAAAGACAGCAGGCAGCAACAACAAAGCGCTCGTCTCCTCCATGCTGCTTGTTTACCCGTCGTAACCCCCGTGGGAGCGCTAGCCGGGGCCAACTAAGAGTTGTTCTGATGCGTTCAGCTGCCCAGGGAGATGGATGACTGGCATATAGATGTCTCATGGCTCAGGTGGTTGAATGGTGGTTGCTTGGAACATAACATCAGACAGACCTACATCCGGGCATCTCTTACTGTACAAACCAATTACATCTGACTAATACAAATGTAACCAAACATACCGCAGAACTAAAGTAAGCACAATTACATTCCACTGCACACAGAAATTCCCAATGCTGTCATTTGTTTAGTCACAACATAGGGAAAagtgacaagtgtgtgtgtgtgtgtgttgcagtgtaGATAGAGCTAGGTCACATATGTTTAGATGACTGTGTGAGTTAACTCAGGAAGTTATTGGGTTCACACAGAGTGGCACTAAACTTTCCTGCTGTTTTGTTGTGTGAGAGCGGAGCGGGTGAGGAGATGGGAGCAGGAGTCCCTTGGCAGCTGTTACTAACAAACAGAAGACCCGACATCACAGGGCAGAGCTGACAGAAGGAGAGAATGAAAAAGACAGACAAAGGGATGGGCAAATGCAAACAAGACAGAAATATTGAACAGACCATAATGTGTAATAGAATAGTCAAGGTCCATGTAAAACAAGGGTTATGTGAGAGGCTTGTTTTTCAGAGCGTCTGAGAAGTGACGACAGTGAAGGACACATAAGACACCACAAACATACATCAcacacggagtgtacaaaacaccttcctaatattgagttgcacccacttttagcctcagaacagcctcaatttgtcagggcatggactctacaaggtgtcgaatgcgttccatagggatgctggcccatgttgactccaatgcttcccacagttgtcaagttggctggatgttctgggggtggtgtaccattcttgatacagacaCTTAAGAATGAAAGAcccatctcaattgtctcaaggcttgaaaatcctttaacctgtctccttccttacactgagtgaagtggatttaacaggtgacatcaataagggatcatagctttcacctggattcacctggtcagtttgtcatggaaagagcatacaGTGTCTCACCCTCTGTGTGCTATTCCAAACAGTACGTATTcatcttcgtgtgtgtgtgtgtgtgtgtgtgtgtgtgtgtgtgtgtgtgtgtgtgtgtgtgtgtgtgtgtgtgtgtgtgtgtgtgtgtgtgtgtgtgtgtgtgtgtgtgtgtagtgcatttggaaagtattcagaccccttgactttttccacatttagttacgttacagccttattctaaaatggattaaatgttttttcccctcatcaatctacacacaataccccttaatgacaattttttgcaaatgtataaaaaataaaaatatcacatttacataagtattcagaccctttacttcgtactttgttgaagcacttttggcagcgattacagcctcaagtcttcttgggtatgacgctacaagcttggcacacttgtatttggggagtttctcccgttcttctatgcagatcctatcaagctctgtcaggttagaggGGAAaatcgctgcacagctactttcaggtctctccagagatgttcgatcgggttcaagtccgggctctggctgggccgctcaaggacattcagaggctgtgtgcttagggttattgttctgttggaaggtgaaccttcgacccagtcgGAGGTcccgagcactctggagcaggttttcatcaatgatctctctgtactttgctcccttcatctttTCCTTGATCCTGACTTCCAGTCCctgcccacagcatgatgctgccaccaccaccaccaccacgcttcaccgtagggatggtgccaggatttgaccagatgtgacgcttggcatttaggtcaaatagttcaatcttgttttcgtcagaccagagaatcttgtttctcatggtcagagtcctttacgtgccttttggcaaactccaagcgggctgtcatgtgccttttactgaggagtggcttccgtctggccactctaccataaaggcctgattggtggagtgctgcagagatggctgtcctttgaaaggttctcccatctcgacagaggaactggagctctgtcagagtgaccaaggcccttcccccgattgctcagttttggccaggcggccaaacttcttccatttaagaatgttggaggccactgtgttcttgggggccttcaacgctgcagaaatgttttggtacccttccccagatctgtgcctcgatacaatcctatctcggagctttacggacaattccttcgacctcatggcttgattttttcctgtgacatgcactgtcaactgagaccttatatagacatgtgtatgcctttccaaatcatgtccaatcaatataaACAGGATGCTCCtgggctcaatttcgagtgtGGAAATGTGGAATgtggaaatgtggaaaaaggaaaggggtcggaatactttccgaatgcactgtgtgtgtgtgtgtgtgtgtgtgtgtgtgtgtgtgtgtgtgtgtgtgtgtgtgtgtgtgtgtgtgtgtgtgtgtgtgtgttgccccaCTTGATGTGACCCAACTTGAATGCTCTCCTCCGGGGCCTACTTCAAGCCATCCCATGGAGAGACTATGCTGTCGACTGTCACAGTATAGAGAGCAGAGATATGCAGGGTACAGCAGACATAAAACTCCCCTGAGACCCACACAGCCCAGCTGaatcgcgcacacacacacactttattttGCTCTCGCTCATTTCCATTTCAAGGCTCTGGCCTGCTGGTTGGCAGGGGAACAGTCTCCATTCACTCctcccacactccctctctctctccttccatccctccattcttTCACCGCCCTGGACACCAGAGGTTGGCATACCAATACACAGGACCACCTGACGGAGTCACAGAGAGCAGTACAATGAAACCCAGAGGAGTCAGGAGGTAATATAGtcaatagaggtcgaccgattaatcggaatggccgattaattagggccgatttcaagttttcataacaatcggaaatcgtatttaaaaaaataaataaaaaatgacacctttatttaactagacaagtcagttaagaacacattcttattttcaatgacggcctaggaacggtgggttaactgccttgttcaggggcagaacgacagatttttaccttgtcagctcggggattcaatcttgcaaccttacggttaactagtccaaccctctaaccacctgccttacattgtactccacgaggagcctgcctgttacgcgaatgcagtaagaagccaaggtaagttgctagctagcattaaacttatcttataaaaaacaatcaatcataatcactagttaactacacacggttgatgatattactagtttatctagcgtgtcctgcgttgcatataatcgatgcggtgcgcatccGCGAAAagggactgtcgttgctccaacgtgtacctaaccataaacatcaatgcctttcttaaaatcaatacacaagtatatatttttaaacctgcatatttagttaatattgcctgctaacatgaatttcttttaactagggaaattgtgtcactgatcttgcaacagagtcagggtatatgcagcagtttgggccacctggctcgttgcgaactgtgtgaagactatttcttcctaacaaatacagccaacttcgccaaacgggggatgctttaacaaaagcgcattcgcgaaaaaggactgtcgttgctccaacgtgtacctaaccataaacatcaatgcctttcttaaaatcaatacacagaagtatatatttttaaacctgcatatttagctaaaagaaatccaggttagcaggcaatattaaccaggtgaaatggtgtcacttctcttgcgttcattgcacgcagagtcagggtatatgcaacagtttgggccgcctggctcgttgcgaactaaattgccagaattttacgtaattatgacataacattgaaggttgtgcaatgtaacaggaatatttaggcttatggatgccacccgttagataaaatacggaacggttccgtatttctctgaaagaataaacgttttgttttcgagatgatagtttccggattcgaccatattaatgacctaaggctcgtatttcgggtgtgtttattatattataattaagtctatgatttgatatttgatagagcagtctgactgagcagtggtaggcagcagcaggctcgtaagcattcattcaaacagcactttcgtgcgttttgccagcagctcttcgcaatgcttcaagcattgtactgtttatgacttcaagcctatcaactcccaagattaggttggtgtaaccgatgtgaaatagctagctagttagcggggtgcacgctaacagcgtttcaaacgtcactcgctctgagacttggagtagttgttccccttgctctgcatgggtaacgctgcttcgatggtggctgttgtcgttgtgttgctggttcgagcccagggaggagcgaggagagggacggaagctatactgttacactggcaatgttaaagtgcctataagaacatccaatagtcaaaggtatatgaaatacaaattgtatagagagaaatagtcctataattcctataataactacaacctaaaacttcttacctgggaatattgaagactcatgttaaaaagaaccaccagctttcatatgttctcatgttctgagcaaggaacttaaacgttagctttcttacatggcacatattgcacttttactttcttctccaacactttgtttttgcattatttaaaccaaattgaacatgtttcattatttatttgaggctaaatagatttttgggATGTATTATatgaagttaaaataagtgttcattcagtattgttgtaattgtcattattacaaataaataaataaaaatcggccgattaatcggtatcggcttttttggtcctccactaatcggtatcggcgttgaaaaatcataatcggtcgacctctaatagtaAATACACAGGACCACCTGACAGAGTCACAGAGAGCAGTACAATGAAACCCAGGGGAGTCAGGAGGTAATAAAGTAACAGGTGTTTTGAGAGGTAGTGGATGAGGAGAAACACTATACATCCGACCCATAAATCACCATCATCATTCTAGTTTGCATACCGCTACAAATGAGAAGCTATTAACAGTTAACaagcacttaaaaaaaaaaaaactcatatTTTCCATTTCCTCCACTGTAAGGTTACCGCCTGTCATAACATTATGTTAGCAGGGTGCTATTAACACAAAGCGCTACTGTAGCTCAGCGCTCAGTCTATAACACAGTCCATAAACGTCCAGCTGTTTATGTCTTCACAAACATTATGGGCAGGCAGCGTTGGCACGGTGACAGTGTGTACTATGCACCCTGTAAATCTGTCAGATGGACTGAAGCCAAGGGAACCATTTTGATTCAGCCTGGAGATCATTGGTTTCCCTGTATTGGCCTGCAGTAAATGTCACTTGATGAGTGAGCACAGCCATTTTGGATCACTGGGGAGATTGTTACCCTGTATTGGCCTGCAGAGTCTGTCAATGGCACAGCCATTTTGAGTCAGTGCTGCTGGGTTTCCATTCCATTCAAGAAGAGCAAAGGGGAACCCAGTCCAACCATAACTTATAGAGTGCTGACTTTACACACACGTGTGTGCACACAGAACAGATTCAAAATAAGACACATTAGAAGTTACTGCCAAGCCCGAATCTTAACTATCCGGGTACAGATTCATGATCAAATACAACATATTGAAATGCTAGGGGTTGAATAGGAACCTGGGCATAATGTATAACTCAATAACAGACGAGGATGATTGGTTGTTCCGTGGTTTCGCCACAGGCTGTAACACCATTAGGCTGGTGAGTGGAGCACTGTTCAATGctctaatggatggatggatggggaacaGCATTGCTGTGTTAGGGAGCGCACTACAACCCTGGTTAGGTCCACTGGCCTGCACACAGGACTTTAATGACTCATCCTTTAATGGAATATACAGACACACTTCCCTTTAATTATGGATACACTCATAGTGGTGTCAGAATAACAGAGTGTACAGGGGATAACAGAGTAAGATTAGAATGTTTGTTGAGTGATGGCTCCGTGCCTCTAGGACAGGGATGGGTAACTGGCCCTCGgataaaacactttttttgggggggtggggttgggggagaaCTCAGTcgtggtctcaacttactgttgagaattttgaatagtagaatacacggtgcaatttcaaaatatggttgtgcatcagcagttgtcttgtcatgtcagtcactgatagtcactcaattagcccatgtcggtttttttttttttttgattgccAAGTTCGTTTAGTCgccagttatctaaacttgttatcatggtcgaattaccgtcCGGGGTGGCTCCATTGATGTTGTTAGTCTCActcatatcatattaaaaaccacaaacatttctctccaaccTATGGGGCCCCCCCGGACGGTAATTCggaaaaatgtatagaattgcatgaaatgagttaAATGTTGCTAAATcttctctacaccccatggcaaaatgtgtagaattgtagcaaatgttctttaaaactgcaacgttatctctacaccccatggcaaaatgtgtagaattgtagcaaatgttctttaaaactgcaacgttatctctacaccccatggcaaaatgtgtagaattgtagcaaatgttctttaaaactgcaacgttatctctacaccccatggcaaaatgtgtagaattgtagcaAATGTTCTTCAAAACTGCAACGTTatctctacaccccatggcaaaatgtgtagaattgtagcaaatgttctttaaaactgcaacgttatctctacaccccatggcaaaatgtgtagaattgcatgaaattgcattaacatattttgtcgtaatgtgtgtgtgtgtgtggggggtgatgTGGGTATGCTGACCCACAAGCAAATGCGGCCCCTCATGATTGAAAGgttcaaagttgcccatccctgctctaggATTATGTGAAATGTTCTTATTGATAAAGATGAAAGATCTGAGCACGCCGCACACaaccacaaacacacataacGTGCTGCTGGTGAATGAAAGTGACAGGCTGTGCAGTGTTGGTCCACATAGTCTCATGGAGCTCCTTTTGGGGGCAGAGAGGAATGTGTCAGTAACAGACTCTACCCATCCCCtcgcatatcaaatcaaatcaagtttattttatatagcccttcgtacatcagctaatatctcaaagtgctgtacagaaacccagcctaaaaccccaaacagcaagcaatgcaggtgtagaagcacggtggctaggaaaaagagCATAGCCTGCACTCACTCTGCCCTCCCCTCACTCTGCCCTGCCCTCCCCTCACTCTGCCCTCCCTcactctgccctccctcccctcactctgccctgctctcccctcccctcactctgccttgctctcccctcccctcactctgccctgctctcccctcccctcactctgccctgctctcccctcccctcactctgccctgctctcccctcccctcactctgccctgctctcccctcccctcactctgccttgctcccccctcccctcactccgccctgctctcccctcccctcactctgccttgccctcccctcccctcactctgccctgctctcccctcccctcactctgccctgctctcccctcccctcactctgccctccctccccactctgccctgctctccctcccctcactctgccctgctctccctcccctcactccgCCCTGCTCTCCCCTCCCATCACTCCGCCCTGCTCTCCCCTCCAATCTCTCTGCCCTGCTCTCCCCTTCCATCACTCCGCCCTGCTCTCCCCTTTCATCACTCCGCCCTGCTCTCCCCTTCCATCACTCCGCCCTGCTCTCCCCTTCCATCACTCCGCCCTGCTCTCCCCTTCCATCACTCCACCCTCCCCTCacagactctctctttctctgtatgtttgtctctctgtctctctctttgtaaacttcacactctctctctaaccagcagCAGATATTCAAACCCAGCGGTTTAAAACTCCATTAATGGCTGTTGACAGTCTACAAACAAGATTTAATTGAACTACTCAGAACTGACAGGAACAATAAGGCATGTGTGCTCAGCTTCGTATGTTTCTCTCTTTGGAGCAGGCAAGAAATATTGGCTGATTCCTGAAATTTGCAGTTCAGAAAATGTATGTATAAGAAAGTATAAAAGAGTTACTGAAAAATAAGATCAGTGGaataaggagacagagagacggaacATGCAAGAGTTTCTCTCCAGTCTCCACCAGCCATTTGataaccctaacacacacacacacacacacacacacacacacacacacacacacacacacacacacacacacacacacacacacacacacacacacacacacacacacacacacacacacacacacacacacacacacacacacacacacacacaatgtgaggACCTACAGACACCAAGCTGTGGCAGCTCAGAGCGATGGCCAACTGAACAAAGTCCCTGGGGTGCTGGTGGAGCTCCTCTAAAATAGCACAAAGGCTCACATCCACACACCCAACCCCAGTACCAGACCCTGTCAGACAGAGACCCAGTGAGAGCAGGATGAGACACACAACCCCAGTACCAGACCCTGTCAGACAGAGACCCAGTGAGAGCAGGATGAGACACACAACCCCAGTACCAGACCCTGTCAGACAGAGACCCAGTGAGAGCAGGATGAGACACCCAACCCCAGTACCAGACCCTGTCAGACAGAGACCGAGTGAGAGCAGGATGAGACACCCAACCCCAGTACCAGACCCTGTCAGACAGAGACCCAGTGAGAGCAGGATGAGACACACAACCCCAGTACCAGACCCTGTCAGACAGAGACCGAGTGAGAGCAGGATGAGACACCCAACCCCAGTACCAGACCCTGTCCGACAGAGACCGAGTGAGAGCAGGACGAGACACCCAACCCCAGTACCAGACCCTGTCAGACAGAGACCCAGTGAGAGCAGGATGAGACACACAACACCAGTACCAGACCCTGTCAGACAGAGACCGAGTGAGAGCAGGATGAGACACACAACCCCAGTACCAGACCCTGTCAGACAGAGACCGAGTGAGAGCaggatgagacacacacacaattcaggAGATGCACAAAATGATTTCTTCCATTTCTAGCTGGAGTTTAGAGGAGGATGAAAAAATAGAGGCGGAGGGAGTCAAGAGACGCTCCACTCTTCTCTGCTGATAAACTACCAACAACATACTCTACGACATCTCCATCTCCAGCCCACCGCCACCCTTCTTACCCAGTGTGTCTTTGAGGTTCTTGACCAGCGATGCCTTCTTCACCAGGCTGTTCTTGCGCTCCACGTAGTTAGAGGGGACGTAGCCTGTCTGGTTGGAGGCATTCCTCACCCTCCACCACGTCTTGCTGTCATCCAGCAGGGTGAGCCGCTCATTCTTCCGGATGTCAAGTTCCTGGTCCTGCTGGGCCGTGTAGTCCCACTTGGCTACAACTGTCACCTCCTCCATCATTTTTCATGGAGTCCCCCTGGCGGGgggtggaaaggagagggagagacggtaaaTTACATATCGACCCCAAATTAgacgagagacagaaagaaagagggttGTCTAAATGTTAGCCGAAGCATTAGCCACCTATTATCACAAGAATGTGCGATGAACTGATCTTAATGCTAGAAATAAATCAACGATGATACAAGTATGGTAATGGGGGAAATGTTAAGTGTGTGAGAGATTAAAAAAGAAAGCAGAAAAGCACATGAATACATAGAATCATACTAATGTAATCCGCTCTCCATTTCACACACGCCAGAATTATGAAGTCAGATAAGATAATCACTACCACGCCACCCAACTATTAAATTCACATTAGATCATCAGCTTTACCGTCTAACTACAGACCACATCTATCAAATCACACCGCAGGCATGAGGGCACTgcttagtatgtgtgtgtgtgtgtgtgagtgacaggGATTAAGCATACTCTATTTCACAGTGCAGGAGGGGAGTCAGGTGAACACAGCTTTACAGCACCACCTTAGCTACTCTGTGTTAGCACGAGAATGTAAATgaaagtgtgcgtgtgtgcaagTATGCGCGCATCCGTACAtgtacgtacagtgcattcgtaaagtattcagacccgttcactttttccacatttttacatcacagccttattccaaaatggatgGGG encodes the following:
- the LOC139538629 gene encoding cytoplasmic protein NCK2-like yields the protein MMEEVTVVAKWDYTAQQDQELDIRKNERLTLLDDSKTWWRVRNASNQTGYVPSNYVERKNSLVKKASLVKNLKDTLGLGKGRRKQSARDASPTPSTDAEYPSNGSGGGGGGGGAERIYDLTILAVVKFSYMAEREDELTLAKGSRVTVMEKCSDGWWRGSQGGRVGWFPSNYVLEDPAEREGEGGGGGRDSPGYPGQGRGATMTNGRAGGGGGRDGEGGGVLHLVQTIYPFSSVTEEELNFEKGEVMEVVEKPENDPEWWRCRNAQGLVGLVPKNYVLMLNDADRPPGLPALPQSPPGSPQIRYVGPAIVGKFAGRDWYYGGVTRHQAELVLNERGKEGDFLIRDSESSPSDFSVSLKAPGKNKHFKVQCSEEVYCIGQRKFSSIDELVEHYKKAPIFTSQHGDKLYLVKPLL